The sequence GGGCTCAACACCGACCAGTTGGAAAAGAATCTGGCAAAACAAGTTATATTGAAAGATTTAATTGTACTCTTAGACAAAGAGTCGCAAGGCTTGTAAGAAAAACTTTATCTTTCTCTAAAAAACTAGCTAAT comes from Candidatus Protochlamydia phocaeensis and encodes:
- a CDS encoding IS1 family transposase, with amino-acid sequence AQHRPVGKESGKTSYIERFNCTLRQRVARLVRKTLSFSKKLANHIGMIKYFICYYNLALHV